In Streptomyces nodosus, one DNA window encodes the following:
- a CDS encoding transposase produces the protein MSLLYVPAWFQGRGVRPEGYCHRQLSDAIRYLVAGGISWRAMPADCPAWARVYAFFRRWREHGARCCPSRVTAWILLTT, from the coding sequence TTGTCTTTGTTGTACGTGCCGGCCTGGTTCCAGGGGCGGGGTGTACGGCCCGAGGGCTACTGCCACCGGCAGCTGTCGGACGCGATCCGCTACCTGGTCGCGGGCGGGATCTCATGGCGGGCGATGCCCGCGGACTGCCCCGCATGGGCCCGGGTCTACGCCTTCTTCCGCCGCTGGCGCGAGCACGGGGCGCGGTGCTGCCCCAGTAGGGTGACGGCATGGATCTTGCTGACGACTTGA
- a CDS encoding helix-turn-helix domain-containing protein, producing the protein MPTLGSLPADKPELELTLVAPGSAPAASREVTGVLTVTPELLLEGGVPATLPEGSLILITGADSFVLRGRITTVLDLLLKRMSRDASVGLVVRVAPGARRPFPQAVVDEAARLSIPLLITTAAAETWEGVHEEIQRLRLTLAERRATQLGALVQELPTQLADPRALQRIVDWLARVLEAQVLVSEPERVLVAAPATAAEHLAQAVIRQSVDGATAQGACGPHTQLVSLSPVSAADTVLAVARRTPFDEADLRLLRYAAKLLGLVDQATREYRAASDASRAARTAAFELLLDGEVAKARRVMANLAPGLLEAETARVFVIETQPGRQDATVRRCDAAMGRHSIVVSDRNNDRRVLIAHPIPAGHDISSAVSDELTSLVHALGPHCSLGGSGIYSMGLLADALHEAITAQKFAALQPDSVALSVHASELVTLLPQPEAQHWARYLLVPLMEDPGQWRSVREALPTALAHPYTVAARRLQLHRNTIQRRVARAAELLRMNLNSVSDRIAVALAMELVTQREASAPPHPPTSGAPRLTQLLAAPQVRAWSETLLKPAQEDRRDLLTTAQTWLSFDTHVEPAARQLELSEVTVRSHLRALEKHMQRDFRTLTGVRDLMFSLHVVEGRPITTSDQQCEPLRAA; encoded by the coding sequence ATGCCGACACTGGGCTCCCTGCCCGCAGACAAGCCCGAACTTGAACTGACATTGGTTGCGCCCGGCTCTGCCCCCGCTGCCTCCAGGGAAGTCACCGGCGTGCTGACCGTGACCCCCGAGCTGCTGCTGGAGGGCGGAGTGCCTGCCACGCTGCCCGAGGGCTCGCTCATCCTGATCACCGGTGCCGACTCATTCGTCCTGCGGGGTCGCATCACCACGGTCCTGGACCTGTTGCTGAAGCGGATGAGTCGCGACGCCAGTGTCGGGCTCGTCGTGCGTGTCGCGCCTGGGGCGCGCCGGCCTTTCCCCCAGGCCGTGGTCGACGAGGCGGCGCGGCTGAGCATCCCCCTACTGATCACCACCGCCGCCGCCGAGACATGGGAGGGCGTGCACGAGGAGATCCAGCGACTGCGCCTGACGCTGGCCGAGCGGCGCGCGACCCAGCTCGGCGCGCTGGTGCAAGAACTGCCGACCCAGCTCGCCGACCCGCGGGCGCTGCAGCGCATCGTTGACTGGCTGGCCCGCGTCCTCGAGGCGCAGGTCCTGGTGAGCGAGCCAGAACGCGTTCTCGTCGCGGCTCCTGCCACCGCTGCCGAGCACCTCGCGCAGGCCGTCATCCGTCAGTCCGTCGACGGAGCCACCGCGCAAGGGGCCTGCGGCCCGCACACCCAGCTCGTCTCCCTGTCCCCCGTCTCGGCCGCCGACACCGTGCTGGCCGTCGCTCGGCGCACCCCCTTCGACGAGGCCGACCTGAGACTGCTGCGGTACGCGGCGAAGCTTCTCGGCCTCGTGGATCAGGCGACCCGGGAGTATCGCGCAGCCTCCGACGCGTCCCGGGCCGCCCGCACTGCCGCCTTCGAACTCCTCCTGGACGGCGAGGTCGCCAAGGCGAGAAGAGTCATGGCCAACCTGGCCCCGGGCCTTCTGGAAGCCGAGACCGCGCGGGTGTTCGTCATCGAGACGCAGCCCGGGCGGCAGGACGCCACCGTCCGCCGCTGCGATGCTGCCATGGGCCGACACTCAATCGTGGTCAGCGACCGGAACAACGACCGTCGCGTCCTGATCGCACACCCGATCCCGGCGGGCCACGACATCAGCAGCGCAGTCTCCGACGAACTCACGAGCCTGGTTCATGCACTTGGGCCCCACTGCTCCCTGGGAGGCAGCGGCATCTACTCCATGGGGCTGCTCGCCGACGCGTTGCACGAGGCGATCACCGCTCAGAAGTTCGCCGCCCTCCAACCCGACTCGGTGGCTCTGTCCGTACACGCCTCCGAACTCGTCACCCTGCTGCCGCAGCCGGAAGCGCAACACTGGGCCCGCTACCTGCTCGTGCCGTTGATGGAGGATCCGGGGCAGTGGAGGTCCGTGCGCGAAGCCCTGCCGACGGCGCTCGCTCACCCCTACACGGTGGCCGCTCGCCGGCTGCAACTGCACCGCAACACGATCCAGCGCCGCGTCGCACGAGCTGCCGAACTGTTACGCATGAACCTCAATTCAGTAAGTGACCGCATCGCTGTCGCTCTGGCCATGGAGCTGGTCACGCAGCGCGAGGCCTCGGCCCCGCCGCACCCGCCCACCTCCGGCGCCCCGCGGCTGACGCAACTGCTGGCCGCACCGCAGGTACGAGCCTGGTCCGAGACCCTGCTCAAGCCTGCTCAGGAGGACCGGCGCGATCTGCTGACCACCGCGCAGACGTGGCTGAGCTTCGATACGCACGTGGAGCCCGCCGCGCGCCAACTGGAACTCTCCGAGGTGACGGTCCGCTCCCATCTACGCGCTCTGGAAAAGCACATGCAGCGCGACTTCAGGACGCTGACCGGGGTACGCGACCTGATGTTCTCGCTGCACGTGGTCGAGGGACGCCCCATCACCACCTCCGATCAGCAGTGTGAGCCCTTGCGCGCCGCCTGA
- a CDS encoding helix-turn-helix domain-containing protein encodes MRRIGRPSLAEKLTALMSSRRDAGGRPYTSRSLSAAVEALPGDHASVSHASVNKLANGSQDNPTAHTVVAVCKALGVPPAYLLPHHAYSDLEALQTFEDPRARHVLALLSGLSHSALDDVVAELERRRAEQGLEPVQRRDDATEEAPPSQEEPTEAPGRGRRRRSSREAAEYAADSLEGL; translated from the coding sequence ATGAGGCGCATCGGTCGTCCCTCGCTGGCGGAGAAGCTCACGGCCCTCATGTCCTCCCGCCGGGACGCCGGAGGCCGCCCGTACACGTCGCGTTCCCTGTCCGCTGCCGTCGAGGCGCTTCCGGGCGACCATGCATCCGTCTCCCATGCCTCGGTCAACAAGCTGGCCAATGGCAGCCAGGACAACCCCACGGCGCACACGGTCGTGGCGGTGTGCAAGGCACTGGGCGTCCCGCCGGCCTACCTGCTCCCCCATCATGCCTACAGCGACCTCGAGGCCCTGCAGACCTTCGAGGACCCCCGCGCGCGGCATGTCCTCGCGCTGCTCAGCGGCCTGTCCCACAGCGCGCTCGACGACGTCGTCGCGGAGTTGGAGCGCCGTCGCGCCGAGCAAGGACTCGAACCAGTACAACGCCGTGACGACGCAACGGAAGAAGCTCCTCCTTCCCAGGAAGAGCCGACGGAGGCACCCGGACGCGGGCGCCGTCGGCGAAGCAGCAGAGAGGCCGCAGAGTATGCGGCAGACTCCTTAGAAGGGCTTTAA
- a CDS encoding GNAT family N-acetyltransferase: MSWLPDDFVHPVLVPLPGGGHHLRPIREADTPLDHPAVMGSRERLWTIFGPAWGWPAATMTYEADQADLLRHEKEIAAHQSFNYALFDAAETALLGCVYIDPPERAGADGEISWWVVDELVGSKVEQALDALVPQWIAADWPFEQPRFLGREISWSDWLALPEHPDT; encoded by the coding sequence ATGAGCTGGCTTCCCGATGACTTCGTCCACCCCGTCCTGGTACCGCTGCCGGGCGGTGGTCATCACCTGCGGCCGATCCGGGAGGCGGACACCCCGCTCGACCATCCGGCTGTGATGGGTTCGCGCGAGCGGCTGTGGACCATCTTCGGCCCGGCCTGGGGCTGGCCCGCGGCCACCATGACCTACGAGGCCGACCAGGCCGACCTGTTGCGGCACGAGAAGGAGATCGCCGCCCACCAGTCCTTCAACTACGCGCTGTTCGACGCGGCGGAGACAGCTCTGCTCGGCTGTGTCTACATCGACCCACCGGAGAGGGCCGGCGCGGACGGCGAGATCTCCTGGTGGGTGGTGGACGAGCTGGTGGGCAGCAAGGTCGAGCAGGCCCTCGACGCGCTGGTGCCGCAGTGGATCGCCGCCGACTGGCCTTTCGAGCAGCCGCGCTTCCTCGGCCGCGAGATCTCCTGGTCGGACTGGCTCGCCCTGCCGGAGCATCCCGACACGTAA
- a CDS encoding cytochrome P450 family protein, translating into MDLADDLITDPYGGYEVLRSTSPVHRIQGPDGQPAWIVTRYEDVRAWLADPRLSLDKKHAREGNYHGLQLPPALDANLLNMDPPDHTRLRRLVGKAFTPGRVEQLRASIRATADRLLDVLGEEGSADLIAAYAAPLPITVICELLGVPGERRGDFRGWTQALIAPDPNEPTAAKEAVVAMLQFFGHLVAHKRQSPEDDLLSDLIAVRDAEDDRLSEDELMSLVFLILFAGFENTVQLIGNAVWALVQHPEQLAALRKDPSKIPAAVEELSRYEGPALLAIRRFPVEDITIGGVTVPAGETVLLSLSSANRDPNRFIDPDRLDIERDAGGHLALGHGIHYCLGAPLARTETEIALRALLERFTHLEADGDAPNWRRSLRARGLKELPVRYRACLSA; encoded by the coding sequence ATGGATCTTGCTGACGACTTGATCACTGACCCGTACGGCGGCTACGAGGTATTGCGGAGCACGTCGCCGGTGCACCGAATCCAGGGGCCGGACGGGCAACCGGCCTGGATTGTGACCCGTTATGAGGACGTGCGGGCCTGGCTGGCCGATCCGCGTCTGTCGCTGGACAAGAAGCATGCGCGGGAAGGCAATTACCACGGTCTGCAGCTGCCGCCGGCTCTCGATGCCAACCTGCTGAACATGGATCCGCCGGACCACACGCGGCTTCGGCGGCTCGTGGGCAAGGCCTTCACGCCGGGCCGCGTCGAGCAGCTGCGAGCGTCGATCCGTGCGACCGCCGACCGGCTCCTGGACGTGCTGGGAGAGGAGGGCAGCGCCGATCTGATCGCCGCCTACGCGGCGCCGCTGCCGATCACGGTCATCTGCGAGCTGCTGGGCGTTCCCGGCGAGCGCCGCGGCGACTTCCGCGGGTGGACGCAGGCGCTGATCGCTCCGGACCCGAACGAGCCGACGGCTGCCAAGGAAGCCGTCGTCGCCATGCTGCAGTTCTTCGGCCACCTCGTCGCGCACAAGCGGCAGAGCCCGGAGGACGATCTGCTGTCCGACTTGATCGCGGTCCGGGACGCGGAGGACGACCGGCTGTCCGAGGACGAGCTGATGAGCCTGGTCTTCCTCATTCTGTTCGCCGGGTTCGAGAACACCGTGCAGCTCATCGGCAATGCGGTGTGGGCGCTGGTGCAGCACCCCGAGCAGCTCGCCGCGCTACGCAAGGATCCCTCGAAGATCCCGGCGGCTGTGGAGGAGCTGTCCCGCTACGAGGGACCCGCGCTGCTGGCGATCCGCCGCTTCCCCGTCGAGGACATCACGATCGGTGGGGTGACCGTGCCGGCCGGGGAGACCGTACTGCTGTCGCTGTCCTCCGCCAACCGCGACCCCAACCGGTTCATCGATCCGGACCGGCTGGACATCGAACGGGACGCCGGCGGGCATCTCGCCCTCGGCCACGGCATCCACTACTGCCTGGGCGCGCCGCTGGCCCGCACCGAGACCGAGATCGCGCTGCGCGCGCTGCTGGAGCGCTTCACGCATCTCGAGGCGGACGGTGATGCCCCGAACTGGCGTCGCTCCCTGCGCGCCCGGGGCCTGAAGGAGCTCCCGGTGCGCTACCGGGCATGTCTGTCCGCGTGA